In Sorghum bicolor cultivar BTx623 chromosome 10, Sorghum_bicolor_NCBIv3, whole genome shotgun sequence, one genomic interval encodes:
- the LOC8066382 gene encoding uncharacterized protein LOC8066382 has protein sequence MARPMPICDDVFEDVEDMYYYRGDYIVGSGMHDDRRMLFDLANEALQSLVVAESSRGGCASSLRQWVVDSTGVARGKKLVDDVWQQVQALKKNPQQAQEMQTIDGMVAYEVRRSVWAEVLYEDVYVVGRKIERAIFDELIEDFFLHALEVFI, from the exons ATGGCGAGGCCGATGCCCATCTGCGACGACGTGTTCGAGGACGTCGAGGACATGTACTACTACCGCGGCGACTACATCGTCGGCAGCGGCATGCACGACGATCGCAGGATGCTGTTCGACCTTGCTAACGAGGCGTTGCAGAGCCTGGTGGTAGCAGAGAGCTCGAGAGGTGGTTGTGCTTCATCGCTGCGTCAATGGGTCGTTGACAGCACGGGAGTGGCGCGAGGGAAGAAGCTGGTAGATGATGTGTGGCAGCAG GTGCAAGctctgaagaagaatccccagCAGGCGCAGGAAATGCAGACGATAGATGGGATGGTGGCGTACGAGGTCCGGAGATCCGTGTGGGCGGAGGTGCTCTATGAGGACGTTTACGTTGTTGGGAGGAAGATTGAGCGTGCCATCTTCGATGAACTGATTGAAGACTTTTTTCTGCATGCGCTGGAGGTTTTCATATGA